Sequence from the Mastomys coucha isolate ucsf_1 unplaced genomic scaffold, UCSF_Mcou_1 pScaffold13, whole genome shotgun sequence genome:
ATCCTTTCCCAGCCCCGGCTCCCACCTCAGCTTGGCCTGTGGTCAGGACCCACAGGTCCCCTCTCCCTCAGCAGACACAGAATCCCCACGAGCTGGCCTCGGACCATCAGTATCTCTGAAACCCCCACTTGGCACTCTGCTAAACCACATGGGCTAGCCCCCTGCTCCAGCTAGCTTTTGAAGCTTCCCTTCTCAGGACCCCAGACCACTGCTACTTGTTAGGGAGCAAAGGCTTGTAGAGATGCAGAATGACTTGCATGTCTTTCTTCTGTGCCCCCCCCATTTGCAGTTTGAGGGCCGGAAGTACTGCGAACATGACTTCCAAATGCTGTTTGCTCCATGCTGCGGATTCTGTGGTAAGAGCTGGTGACAGCACTTAGCAAGCGGGAAGGGGACCAGTGGGGTAACAGGGAGTACTGGCATCCCTTCTCCTGGGGACTTTTCCTGTCTTCCTGAGCATTGTCTTCAGGCCCCTAAACGAGGGGTGCTTGGACAAGGCTGAACAGGGAAGAACACTGGGTACATAGGACGTGGAAGGTGCTGAAGGGTGGGGAGAGCGCCGTGACAGCTAAGGTCTCTCCTCTTCCAGGTGAGTTTGTCATTGGCCGAGTGATCAAGGCCATGAACGCCAACTGGCATCCGGGTTGCTTCCGCTGTGAGCTGTGTGACGTGGAGCTGGCTGACCTGGGCTTTGTGAAGAACGCCGGCAGGTGAGCCCGCTGCAGTCGTGGACAGAGAGGAGGACCTCTTGTCCCCACTCTAAGTGCTGCGGTCTTGCCTAGTAGGCTCTGTGGCATCCTCTGCTGATCTGGATGTGGGCCCTCTCCTACCCCTGCTAGAGGGAGAACACAGCCCCCAGTGTATGGATAaagatggaagcaggagagtAAGCACAGACGGAGCTCTCTCTGGGCAAGGGGTGGGTCCTTTGGGGACACCAGACTTGAGGGCATTGAGTAGCAATGGATGGATGAGGAATTTTAAGCTGACAAATCCCAATTACCCCTGACACCCCACCTACCGCTACCACACCCTGCTAATTCCAtctgtcctgccttcctccctgaACTCACGCGGCTGGACCAGGTTGCCCAATTTACTCCAAATTCAGGACTGTAAGCCTCACTGGTACTCTGCCAGTTCCCCTTCCAGGAGGCCTCACTCTTTCTTCTCACCCCTGCCTCCCTCACTATGGGCTCTACACCTTCCCAGTAGCTATGAGCTTATCTCCCACCCACTTGGGAAAGCTTTGGGGGAGCACCCAGCAACACCTTTGTGCCCCAAAGCCCTCCCCAGCACAACTTCTCTATGACTTGGGCCAAGCCTTGACCTCCGAGCACGCTCACAACCGGGCCCTCACATCCACTCTCAGTGAGATTTCTGTGTTgtgcctcagcctctctctcaGCACAGAGGTGCTCTTTAGGCCCACGTCCATGTCTACCTTTGAAGATGACATCTTGGGCCTCTTAATGGCACCTCTGGACCATCCAGGGATCCACTGCAGATGTTCCCTTTGCTCAAGTCTCCTACCGGTGTGGCATCTCCATTTGAAATTCTAACACAACAAGTCCCCCAAAGAGCTGCAAACTTCTCCTCCTCTGACCCATGTCTGCTTTTGCATTCCCTGTGCCAGGAAAGGCAGTGCTGACTTCCAGAGACCCTCCAGTCTCCCACGAGACTGTCCTTCCTGTCTGGGTCTTTGCCCCCTCTATCCCTCCTGTCACAGCCTGTGGTGATCTTCTCCCTTTGCTCTTCCATCGAAGAGGCACATGGCCTCGTGCTGGTCCTGGCTGGCACGGTCTTGCCTTCGGCAGGTTGTCTTGGTGAGGGTCCATGGGGGTGGACAGACTGGCCCTGGATAAGAACAGTGCTGAGCATCAGGGCCATCTTAGGGTTTCTCTAGTGAAAGGCAAGGTGCAGCTGGGGGTACGTTTGAGAGCCCCCTTAACCTAGAATGGCACTTAGAACTGCATGCTTGCATAGCTTCAGGTCTGCCTGGGCAGGCATGCTACAAGGCTACCAGAACCACAAGGGAGGTGTTGCCCTACTCAGTCATTCTTGGGTGGAAGGGGTGAGAATTTCAGGGGAGGGATATCTATCGTGTGTCATGTTGAACCAGCATGATGATTTCCTCCATCTTAAGACTCAGTTATGTTTATATCAGGTATATTGCCCTGTAAATTATGGTAATGGTACCAGGAATGAAAAACTAAggaatttttaacttaaaataaaaactaaatcagGGACGTAGCTAAACTAAAGACTTCCTATCCTATGAGACAATAACCTTGGGCAGTCTGACAAAGAATTTGGACCAATTTCTCAACCTATGGGCCACGACCCTTTGGGGTCAAAAGAATTACAAACAAGTACAAAAAAGGGACACGTTAAGAGTGGTCACCACACACTGACAAGTTCAACAGCTCAGAGCCAGGCAGTCAGAGTGGCAGAAGCCTCTTAGGAGGGAGTGGGGCTCAGGACGTCCCTTCTGGGTGGAGCTGGAGACAAGACCATACATCAGGCTCCCTGCCTGCAGTGGGCTCTGATGGCTGTCCATGCCATATGCCTGACTAGGCCACATTCTACTGAGAAGCTCTGGACAGTGCCTGCTTGAGGCAGGTGTGAGGACATGGTGTGCCTACTTCCAGAGACTCTCCAGCTTCTCACGAGACTGTCCTTCCTGTCTGGGTCTTGCGCCCTCTGTCAACAGGAGGGACAGAGTCCAGAACTGTATTTGCTGGGTTCACAAGCAGCCAGTCTGAAATATACTCACATATGGCTATCACTAGAGTCTGTGTCCCCTAAACCCAGACAGAGATCATGGGGCAAAGGTACCTTAAGCATATATTCGATATACCATACACTTCAAAGGAAATATTAAACATCCATCTAGTTCCATTGACATTTGTGCCGCCTCTTCTCCTGGGCCTTGGGCAGCTTGCTTTCTGGGCTATTCTGTAGGGCTTTGTTTCTGTGGGCATCTGTAGTATGAAAGAGGCTAGAAATTGAGTAGAGAAGAAAGATTCCCATTGTTCCAGAAATGTCCCTGTGGCTCTCTTCCCAATTTAGCACCAGTGAAGTCACTGAGTGTCTGGGAGCTGTACAGAAGCCAGGCCAACCCAGTCCTGTGGAGGGGTGGGCAGGGCATCCCTGTAGTTAGCCCTCCCTCTTGATGGATTTGCTCAGACTGGATGGCCTTGCAGTTGAGGCCTTGGAGCAGGGTGAGAACTCCTGACGTTTCCGTCTGTTTGCTCAGGAATAGTTGGGGAAGATAGACTTCTTTAGCTGGCTCTGGTAGCATGTGCCAGTTGGTAGCTGGTCTTCCTGCAACAGTCTCCAGCTGGCCTGGTGACAGGAACTCCCCGAGGCTCACAGCTCGGATCGGGCACTCAGGGAGCTCTCGTTGGTTTTCCCTTCGAAGCTGGGAGGTGGACCCGTGAGCCGTTTGCTGCAGAGCAAGTTGCATAAGGCATGGCGGAACTTCTCAGCCACAAAGAAGTACATGACAGGATCCAGGGCCCCGTTGAGGCTGGTGAGGCAGGAGGTGATCCGGTTCCCCAGGGCCAGGGCTCGCTGAGCGGTGCATGACGTCCCACCACCACGGTAGTGAAGCACGTAGACTGAGCGATGGATGTGGTAGGGCACAAAGCAGATCAGGAAGATGGCCAGAACCATAGCAATCATGCGGACGGCTTTGTTCTTGAGGTGTTTCTCTATACGGGGGCCCTGGCGCAGGCTGCGAATGATCAGCAGGTAGCAGGTGACTGTGGTGATGAACGGGAAGGTAAAAGCTACAGCCAAGGATGCCAGGGCATGATGGGAGGCCTTCTCCCGGTACAGCTGCAGGCAGACTACTGTGTGGTTGGTCTGCACAGTCTGTGGGCTGACTAACAGTGGGGCCATAGCCACGGCCACCACGATCCACAGGAAGGCGCAGGCCAGGTGGGCATAGAGAGGTCTTCGAAGCTTGAGGGACTTGACCGGGTGCACAATGGCCAGGAACCGGTCAGCGCTGATGCAGGTGAGGAAGTAGATGCTGGCGTACATATTCAGGTAGAAGAGGAAGCCAGTGAGTCGGCATGGGATTTCCCCAAATGGCCAGTGATTCCCAGAGAAGTGATAAACCAACCGGGTAGGCAGGACCAGCACGCAGGACAAGTCGGCCACAGCCAGGTGCATCAGAAACACGTTGGCTGGAGTGCCTGACTTGTGGTCCCAGATGAAAAGCCACAGGGCTAGGGCATTTCCCACAAAGGCTAGGATGAAGTCTAGAAGGTAGAAGCAGGCGAAGAGCATATTCTCCAGGGGAGTCTCTTGTCCGCAGTCCTCTGAGTAAGCCAGGGAGGAGTTGTCGGTCAGACTTGGTAGGGCTGCCTCCAGACCAGCCATCCTGTGGCTAAAGGCAGAACAAGGGGGACAGAGTTCTAGGGGATGCAGGAACACTTTACAGGATCCCAGGATACATCCCCAAAGTGAGAGGCAGGATCTCTGATGCCCTCAGAGTCTCCTGTCACTAACTTGGGGGGAACATAGCTATTCTAAGTTTGACATAACTGATGAAGTACCCAGGGGAACTCCCGTGTCTGATGGATTTTTTTGTGTCTATTGGAGTTGTCTGAGCCTCAGAAGCTTGAACTTCAGTCACAGGTCAACTCCAACGGAGGCTTGATTTTCCTCTAGAGTGAGGAGGGCCTGGGGAAATTGCTGTCAAACTCAGAACCTGGAAGCTACCTTTCTGCCCTGTGCCCAGTCACTCCCTCAGCCCTAGAGGGTGGAGTTAGGGCTGGAGGAAAAGGGAAGCAAGTTTGACGGTCTGGGCTTGTGAAGGCAGGGAgcacccttcttttcttttctaatcccaGCCCAGGGCAGAGGTAGCATTGTGGGGGTCCCTTCAACGCACTCCCCATAGGTGAGTTAAGTGGGAGCTGTTGCTAAGAGAGCCTCGTGCTTGGCACCCACCAGCCCGTTAGTGTTGGCTTCCTTGGTGAGCCTGCTCCCTCTGAGTCCCAGGGCCTCCCCCACCTGCTAGCCTGGTCTGCTATGAACAATGTATCACTGAGCTTGCCAGCAGGGCTCTATCACAGCTCCTGAGAGCCCCTGGGTCTCTGGAGTTTTCCACACATAGCTGGTCAACTCCATTGTGACCAACTTTTCTGGGTGAGACCTGGGTTTAGGAAATCTTTGCCAGGGCCTTAGACCAGCAGGGAGTCCCTTCCCAGCTCAAGTTGGGGTGTGAGAGTCCTGCATCTTTCAGGACACAGTCTCaccttggggggtggggtgggcagggaggCACTGTGCCCGGAGCGTGTGGTGTGTGGCTCACACAACATGCACTGGAGTTGCCGTTATCCTTTGTGGGGGCATTTCCAGGACTGGCTACTTTACTTGGGGGGCTCTGAATAAGTCAAAAATGCATAACCCTTTGCTCAAAAAGTAAGACTTGGGGTTTGGGGATGTATCttaggtggtagagtgcttgcctggtgtgcatgaggccctggatttgatccccagcacataAACTAGCTGTGATGGCAAGtggctgtaatcccaacactccaacACTCGAAAGCAGGAGGGCGAGGAGGTCAGGGTCATTCTCCATTATAAAGAGAGTTCAAGActaacctaggctacatgaagccatgattttaaaaatacaataagaaTTCTGAAGAACAAGAACTTCAGGATTTGTGGGAATTGTTAAATGGCTCAGGCCCCCCGTGTGACTGCAAGGAGCCTCTACTGTGCCACCTGCAGCCAGTCTCCTGCggctctctgcccctccctgccctcccctgccccttacctcttgcagatgacccaggAAGGTAAGGATAGGAGACTGGGGGAAGCAGGTAAGCTGTGAGCTGGTGGTGGGTGGTGCTCCAGGTGGTGCTCCAGGTGGACTCCTCGCAGCTGTAGGAGGAAGGCTTGACTATTTAAGGAGAGCAGGAGAGTCCACAGCGCCTCTGAACCTGAAAAGCTGCTTCATTCCTGAGGGGTCCTTTGTGGGGTAGGCTGCTCCTCCAGCTGGGTCTGCTTCCACGGAGCACATTACTGAATATTCCAGTGTGTCCTCAGATTGTACATACCCCCATCCCCCAGGCAGGCCACTGCGTATTCACAGAGGCCAAGTGTGTGACTGTCCTGGGAGCCTGGGAGTGGGCAAGGGCTGGGCCGGGTGGGGGTCTTTGGTGAGAGTTGACAGACACAACAGGACATTTCAGAAGGGGATGATTTTCTACTAGTAGGGGGATAGGGAGGGGTCAGCTACCATGGCAACGGGCCAGGATCCCAAGCTTACTGGGCTGgggtagggggttggggggggttgTTATGCATGCCAGGGTTGAAGCTGAGGAGTCTTGGGTTAGATGAGAGGGGATTCTTTCAGACACTTGCTGTAGGGTCCTTGTGTCCTGTCCTGTATAATTAGGCCCCGTTCGGGTGTATGGAATAAATCATGGCCTTTATGTAGAGCCCTGCACAGCTGCAAGCGCCTTATAATGGGGGTGCTGTCTGTGCTGTGGGGCTGCAGCTCAGCCCAGCAGGCTCTTGCCTGGGAGGGCCTcccagcagaggatggccagcaGGAAGGCCTCAGTGGCTCCCCGACCAAGGCTTGCTCCTGCTGGGGTGACTCCAAGCTGGGACGTGTGGGTGTTGTTCGGGACTCGTGGAAGTGATACCATGGCTGACATCACTGATAGAGCAGCCATACCATGCAGCCCAACCAGCATTGTTGGTTTCCAAAGACTTAACATTTTCCAGCTAAAATTTTTGAAGTTACGGTTGGGGTCATAGCTCAGTTGTTTGTAGTGCTTGTCCAGCTTGACTGAAAAGCCCCGGGTTCCATCCTCCATGCTGCATAAACTGCGGTGGTGCATCTACCTATCTATAGTCACGgcactggggaaacagaggcaggaagatgagagaTTCAACATCATCTTCGACTACATAGTGAGTGTAAagaagccagcctgagttacaggagaccctgtccccaaaacatAATACAAAACATTTACAGTTATGTGTGGTTAAATATCTGGAGAGGACATACTGCCCAATGGTATTGTCATTTTGTCTTTTCCTATAGCATCATGTGACTGGGAATTTCACTGCATTCGACAGTTGAAGAAGCCAAAGATAAGAGAAGTGAAGTTACTCCCTCCCCCACATCCCCCAGAAAAACTCTAGCAAGTGGTAAAGCCTGGCCCTAAACCCCAGCACATGTCACCATAGACACCAGGCTATgtgcatttgttttgttctgtttgcctGCTGCATTTTGACAGGAGAATTCTTACACTCAACTTTACCTTTTTCTTGgtgtacgtgtgtgcgtgcatgcatgtgtgcatgtgtatatgcatgtgtgcatgtgtgtatgagtgtgtggggtacacatgtgtacataaagCAGGAAACTCGGATGGGTGTCTAGGTGGTGAGGAAGCTCATAAAGACATCCTACTTCATAAGGACATCTTAGAGAGGTAGACACCTTGAGGTCGCTCAGGAGCTAGGATGTGTCCGAGTAACTTGTGGGCAACTCAAATGTTTTCCTCGGAAGCAATAAGGCCAGTGTTTGGATCCCAAAACTCATGTGAAAAATCTTGGTGTGGTAGCATCTGCCTATGCTTTCAGCACCGGGAGGGGGAGACAGGCAGGACCTTGGGGCTCCCAGCCAGCTGTCgtagccaaatcagtgagttccaggcccgtGGGACATGCTGTTGCTAAAAACAAgggggtgaggctggagagattgctcaatagttaagagtacttgctgttcttccaggggacctggttCTGTTCCTAGCATCATATTTGGGGTTTACAACTTCTTATAGTCAGGCTCCAAGGGCTCTGATACCTTCTGACTTTCatgggcatgcatacacatgatgtgcactcacaaacatacatgcgtaaaaataaaaataaaattaaaaatagtaaaaatatataggctggaaagatggctctgtgattaagagcacttgctgctcttgcaagcAAGAGTGGGTGTTGGCTCACACTGCTGAGCATGAAATTTACTGCCCTGACCAGAGCACTCTTGGGctcacatacttttttttttttttcatttttctggtgCTTAGAATTGATTTGAGGGCCTTGTGCATACTGGGTCTTGCATTACATTGTCAGCTCACCATAGGCTTTCTGTTCCTGTGGTGGCTTCAAGGACACTGATAATTTTACAATTCTGCAGTAGAATTTTAGGGAGCTGAGCTATGTATGTGCTtcacatttcttctctctctctctctctctctctctctctctctctctctctctctctctctgtgtgtgtgtgtgtgtgtatgtctgtgtatgtatgtgtgtttgtgtgtgttcatgtgtttatgCAGTGAGTGTGGAGGCGGGAGGTCAACCTCAGATGTTGTTTTTAAATACCGTCCACCACCAGCccttttttgttgattttttttgagacagggtcttttccTGGCCTCTAGTGAACCCCAGAAACCCATCTGTCCCCCATCTGTCCCCTCCTCCCATCATCAAGGTTATAAACATATATCACCTTGCCCTGCTTTTACAAACAACATACTATGACTACTTGTCTGTGTGCCTGGCATGTGATTGAAATCAGAGGACATTAAGAGTTGgtttttgagccaggcagtggtggctcatgcctttaatcccagcacttgcgaggcagaggcaggtggatttctgagttcaaggccagcctggtctacagagtgagttccaggacagccagggctatacagagaaaccctatctttaaaaacaaaacaaaaacaaaaacaaaaacaaaaagttggtTGCCTCCTTTCACCGTATGggtcctagggatggaactcaggtgtTAGACTCTacggcaagcacctttacctgctgagccacctgaaTGGCCCATGTCCAATTTTTTTGAAGtttggattctgggaattgaattcaggactttaTGTTTACAAAACCCAAGCCATCCATTAACTGAACTATCCATCTAGCCCCTGGAttctgacacagggtctcactgtttagacgaggctggctcaaactcatgatcctcctgccttagcccccTGAACTGTGGTGTGAGAGCCACTCCATCTTATATGGTTTTGAAGCATAATTCTTTGGGTATTGCTTGAATGTTGTATTAATTTTAAGGAGGAGCTGCAAACTTTAGCATGGAGTCATGGGAAATAAGACCGTGCATGACTGTgagggagaaacagacagagagagctggCTGTAGCAGGTGACTGGGCATGACACCTGTGTCCTTGGCTGCTGTGTCCATGTACTTTGGGTGAAGTCACAGATTCCTGGGTGAGGACAGGATCACAGAAATGAAGGCTGTAGCCACAGGTCACATCTGCTGCCTGGTGTGGAGAAGGAGGACTTGGGCTCAGACACTGGCCCAGACAGCTTCTGCTTGGCCCTGTTGTTGAAAGAGATTACGCGTGCTGCCTCTCTCCTTCACTCACGTGTTCGACATGTTGACCCTGAGCTACTTCTCAAGGACGAGTATCCATGGTCCAGTGGAGGTGCGGTCAGCACCTTAGCGAGTAGCAGCAGAAAGCTTGCTTGGGCCTCTAGCACCGGGCTAAGCTAGTAAGTTAAGACCCGAGGCAAGAAGAGAGTCATGCTCTGCGACATAATTCCCAAGAACACAGAGGTAGCAGGGGATCCAATTGGCTAGGGGGTTCTTGAGTGGCATTCAGTCTCTGTGACAAGCCTGTGAAACGGGCTAATggtgtgggctggggagatggctcagtcatgcTCTGAAAGCACACAAACTTTGAGGATGATCCCCTTGCACTCGTGTAAAGCTTAGCATGGTGGCGGCGTGTGTCTATAGCCTGAgttctggggagacagagacaggcagatcccctAGCTAATTTAGCCACTGGCTAATTTAGCCAAGATGGTGAGTTagttccatgttcagtgagaagCCCTGAGTCAAAAAAGTAAGACAGGGAACAACTGAAGTTTGACCCgagattgacctctgaccttaaCGCCTGcgcacacacctgtacacacatctGCATGCACAGGTGCAACAATCcacacaaatatgtatgcataacacacatgtacctgcacactaAGAGGGCCAGTGGCCAGGTGGGTGTGGAGCGTTGCCAGTGGAGCTTGAGAAGGAGGGCCAAGTCCCAGCACGGTTATACTATTGGAGTGCCAAGCTGGCAGTGGGGATCGAGGGACATTGGATGGGTTGTGTACATCTTTGACTGAGGACCCTGAATCTAAATTCCTTGCACCCTCAATGATGAGGAAACAGAACCTGTGTTGATTTCCTTCTCTGTTAAGACCACAGCTGTTGCTCAGGGCAAGGAGCAGAATCAGAAAATGACTGAAGTCGTCACAAAAAGGGACTCTGTGATGACAGTGACTGGGTTCAGGAGCCTCCGTGCGACACAGCTCTTCTTGTCTGTAAAGACAGAAAGTGCTTGTGAGTGTCAGGGGTGGGGGGCATCTTCATCCGGCAGACTCCAAAGGGAGGGGTGAATGGGGCCTGCGTGGATTTGGCCACCCCGCCATGCATTGTGATGGTCTAAGGCTCACATTCCCTGGCTTGCACTAAAAGACACATGAAAAGTAAAACCAGCCTTTCAACAAATAGCGGCTAAATGTCCCTTCTGTATCAGACAACGTCCTAGGCTCAGGAAGCCTTGGAAAAGACACATACATCCCAAAGATGGCCAATACAGGCATCCTAATGTATGGGTATGCTTTCCAGCATATGGGTGTTGGGGTTCAAACTCACGTTACTAGGGTTGGTAGCAAGTgccattacctgctgagccatcttacctggCCCACAGGCATTTACTGAGTGTGGGAGAGCATCCCTTTCAGAATCCTTCCCTGCCTTTCACTCCTCGTGAGTGGGAAACTTGCTTTTCATAATCGTGAGCTTGTTCCCTTTGCTACCCAGCTGCTGCTGA
This genomic interval carries:
- the Gpr17 gene encoding uracil nucleotide/cysteinyl leukotriene receptor produces the protein MAGLEAALPSLTDNSSLAYSEDCGQETPLENMLFACFYLLDFILAFVGNALALWLFIWDHKSGTPANVFLMHLAVADLSCVLVLPTRLVYHFSGNHWPFGEIPCRLTGFLFYLNMYASIYFLTCISADRFLAIVHPVKSLKLRRPLYAHLACAFLWIVVAVAMAPLLVSPQTVQTNHTVVCLQLYREKASHHALASLAVAFTFPFITTVTCYLLIIRSLRQGPRIEKHLKNKAVRMIAMVLAIFLICFVPYHIHRSVYVLHYRGGGTSCTAQRALALGNRITSCLTSLNGALDPVMYFFVAEKFRHALCNLLCSKRLTGPPPSFEGKTNESSLSARSEL